In bacterium, one DNA window encodes the following:
- the secD gene encoding protein translocase subunit SecD, which yields MKGARIKFGVIIVSAALALWSLVPTYRLYFMMPGQEKALNDKLARALSADDSARVKVEIAEFQQQKTAVHKRALHLGLDLVGGMYLTLQVDKSKLTAEDAKDAGDRALEVIRNRVDQFGVMEPIIQKAGNDRILVQLPGVDQERAKTLIGQTAQLKFQLVQDERTTYDALKTIDDKLKAAPGTDTGGAARPDTTRKVKSDTSRLQALLDTTRKDTGLKAAGEAEAGTLLGLVRTIGSDFGVDDNEYPQFKMLLERGRPYWPQGYEFRFGPSEAVEGSAVRRLYMLKAEPEMLGSAIKDARPAPYNGSEPGLTNTWIVSLRLGRKDAAVFAQVTGRNIGRRLAIVLDDIVKSAPTIQTRIPDGNAMITTNDVNPDNSRDLAIVLRSGALPAPVNIVEERSVGASLGSDAIRRGIFAGLVGSIVVVVFMLLYYSVGGLLADWAMFMDILFLLAVLAGLRATMSLPGLAGIALTVGMAVDTNVLIFERIREELRWGKTVMAAVDAGYDRVFMTVIDTHVTTIITAIALYFIGSGYIRGFAINLTVGLIINVVTAVFMTRWVLDWYLARFEVKKLRI from the coding sequence GTGAAAGGTGCTAGGATTAAGTTCGGCGTCATAATCGTGTCTGCGGCCTTGGCGCTATGGTCGCTTGTGCCGACCTACAGGTTGTATTTCATGATGCCGGGCCAGGAGAAAGCTCTGAATGACAAGCTGGCCCGCGCGCTGTCGGCAGATGACAGTGCGAGAGTGAAGGTGGAGATTGCTGAGTTTCAGCAACAGAAGACGGCAGTGCACAAGCGCGCGCTGCACCTCGGGCTCGACCTCGTCGGCGGCATGTACCTTACGCTGCAGGTGGACAAGTCGAAACTGACGGCCGAGGATGCCAAGGACGCCGGCGACCGCGCGCTCGAGGTAATCCGGAACCGCGTGGACCAGTTCGGTGTCATGGAACCGATCATCCAGAAAGCGGGTAACGACCGGATTCTCGTTCAGCTTCCGGGCGTCGACCAGGAGCGGGCCAAGACCTTGATCGGCCAAACGGCCCAACTCAAGTTTCAGCTTGTGCAGGACGAACGGACCACGTACGACGCCCTGAAGACGATTGACGACAAGTTGAAAGCCGCTCCCGGTACAGACACCGGTGGCGCCGCCCGGCCCGACACCACCAGGAAGGTAAAATCTGATACTTCTCGGCTTCAGGCTTTGTTGGACACGACCCGGAAGGACACTGGCTTGAAGGCGGCAGGGGAGGCCGAGGCCGGCACGCTGCTTGGCCTTGTACGGACAATCGGCAGCGACTTTGGTGTGGATGACAATGAGTATCCCCAGTTCAAGATGCTGCTGGAGCGGGGCAGGCCGTACTGGCCCCAGGGGTACGAATTCCGGTTCGGGCCTTCCGAGGCGGTTGAGGGCAGCGCCGTACGCCGGCTGTATATGCTGAAGGCCGAACCGGAGATGCTGGGTTCAGCCATCAAGGACGCGAGGCCCGCACCCTACAACGGCTCGGAGCCCGGGCTGACCAACACTTGGATCGTCAGTCTAAGGCTGGGGCGGAAGGATGCGGCGGTATTCGCGCAGGTCACGGGCCGCAACATCGGCCGCCGGCTGGCCATCGTGCTCGATGACATCGTCAAGTCGGCACCGACCATTCAGACACGAATCCCGGACGGGAACGCGATGATCACAACCAACGACGTCAATCCGGACAATTCACGAGACTTGGCGATCGTGCTTCGTTCGGGCGCGTTGCCTGCGCCGGTGAACATAGTGGAGGAGCGGTCGGTCGGGGCGTCGCTGGGCAGTGACGCAATTCGGCGGGGCATCTTCGCCGGCCTGGTCGGATCCATTGTTGTTGTGGTTTTTATGCTCTTGTACTACTCGGTGGGTGGTCTGCTGGCCGATTGGGCGATGTTCATGGATATCCTCTTTCTGCTTGCCGTCCTGGCCGGGTTGCGGGCGACGATGTCGCTGCCCGGGCTCGCAGGCATCGCATTGACGGTCGGGATGGCGGTCGACACCAACGTGCTGATATTCGAACGGATCCGAGAGGAGCTGCGCTGGGGCAAGACCGTAATGGCTGCGGTCGACGCGGGCTATGACCGCGTGTTCATGACCGTGATCGACACCCACGTGACGACCATCATCACCGCCATCGCACTGTACTTCATCGGCAGCGGCTACATCCGCGGCTTCGCCATCAACCTGACAGTCGGTCTCATCATCAACGTCGTCACAGCCGTGTTCATGACGCGCTGGGTTCTGGACTGGTACCTGGCGCGCTTTGAAGTCAAGAAGCTGAGGATATAA
- the secF gene encoding protein translocase subunit SecF: protein MQILHDTNVNFVGVRRWFFIASGILALLAIVAIAVRGFNWGVDFTGGSLLHVRFSQPISTEAVRGALTAVGEGEAVVQRDEHGDFFIRAKVKESAGGQSFSSALTRQLKASFPNNSFEILSDDTVGPQVSSELRGKVLLAVLLGLVGIMIYVSFRFDFRFGTGAVLSLIHDTLIVVGAIALFGREMNMTVIAAVLTMIGYSVNDSIVVSDRIREDVRKMRKESFSYVANHAINKTLSRTIITSLTVLFVSLALLIFGSATIKDFAFAMTLGTITGTYSSVFVVANLVVEWENWSPSKRRR, encoded by the coding sequence ATGCAAATCCTACACGATACCAACGTCAATTTCGTCGGCGTCCGCCGGTGGTTCTTCATAGCATCCGGCATCCTCGCGCTGCTCGCCATCGTCGCCATCGCGGTGCGTGGCTTCAACTGGGGAGTTGACTTCACCGGCGGTTCTCTCCTCCACGTGCGATTCAGTCAGCCGATTTCCACGGAGGCCGTCCGTGGGGCGCTGACGGCAGTGGGCGAGGGTGAAGCCGTGGTCCAGCGTGACGAACACGGTGACTTCTTCATCCGCGCGAAGGTCAAGGAATCCGCGGGCGGGCAATCGTTCTCGTCCGCATTGACCCGCCAGCTCAAGGCGTCGTTTCCGAACAACAGCTTCGAGATCCTGAGCGACGACACGGTCGGACCGCAGGTTTCGTCGGAACTGCGCGGCAAGGTGCTGCTGGCCGTGTTGCTCGGACTGGTCGGCATCATGATCTATGTAAGCTTCCGGTTCGACTTCAGGTTCGGGACCGGGGCCGTGCTGTCGCTCATTCACGATACGTTAATTGTCGTCGGCGCTATCGCGCTGTTCGGGCGGGAGATGAACATGACTGTCATTGCCGCAGTGCTGACGATGATCGGCTATTCAGTCAATGACTCCATTGTCGTGTCGGACCGGATCCGTGAGGACGTGAGGAAGATGCGGAAGGAGTCATTCTCCTATGTGGCGAACCACGCCATCAACAAGACGCTGAGCCGGACCATTATCACGTCGCTGACGGTGCTGTTTGTGAGTCTGGCGCTGCTGATATTCGGTTCTGCGACCATCAAGGACTTCGCCTTTGCGATGACGCTCGGGACGATTACCGGTACATACTCCTCGGTATTCGTGGTGGCGAATCTCGTGGTGGAATGGGAGAACTGGTCCCCGAGCAAGCGCCGCCGTTAG